One genomic window of Helicobacter kayseriensis includes the following:
- the nusA gene encoding transcription termination factor NusA, whose amino-acid sequence MEKILDIVELIAYEKGIESALVIDLVKECLIKIASEELSDEAIFEAEIDERERTLKLFQKITICENGQDDLNSMGIDKARELNADVNVGDELKYEISLENMSRNAINTLFKMLEGRLQKLLEDKLFERLKAKLGKIVSGQVVRVDDEGNTYIEIEEIRGVMSQKNRIKGENFKIGDTVSCILKHMRFAKGGMQIELSRTTPKFLIELLTLEVPEIKDGEVTIEGCARIPGDRAKIALATQNPKIDPIGSTVGTKGVRINAVSKELHGENIDCVEYCEPLEMFVAKSLSPASVLSVKIEEIGEKKKAIVTLTSDQKSKAIGKNGVNIRLASMLTQCEIEIKEVGVADLFEQQGNIKPDEGKKVGLDALESLFKE is encoded by the coding sequence ATGGAAAAGATACTAGATATTGTAGAGCTTATTGCATATGAGAAAGGGATCGAATCGGCTCTTGTGATTGATTTGGTGAAAGAATGTTTGATCAAGATTGCTTCGGAAGAATTGAGTGATGAGGCAATTTTTGAAGCAGAGATAGATGAGAGAGAACGCACATTAAAGTTGTTTCAAAAAATTACAATTTGCGAGAATGGTCAAGATGATTTGAATTCTATGGGGATTGATAAGGCTAGGGAGCTAAATGCTGATGTAAATGTTGGTGATGAATTAAAATATGAAATTAGCCTTGAAAATATGAGCAGAAATGCGATCAATACGCTTTTTAAGATGCTTGAGGGAAGATTGCAAAAGCTTCTTGAAGATAAGCTTTTTGAGCGCTTGAAGGCAAAGCTTGGGAAGATTGTAAGTGGGCAGGTCGTGCGAGTTGATGATGAGGGCAATACCTATATTGAGATTGAAGAAATCAGAGGGGTGATGAGTCAAAAAAACAGAATCAAGGGAGAAAACTTTAAAATCGGAGATACAGTGTCTTGTATCTTGAAACATATGCGATTTGCAAAAGGTGGGATGCAGATTGAGCTTTCGCGAACAACGCCCAAATTCCTCATAGAGCTTTTGACTTTGGAGGTGCCAGAGATTAAAGATGGAGAAGTGACAATTGAGGGGTGTGCAAGGATTCCAGGGGATCGAGCAAAGATTGCTCTTGCAACCCAAAATCCAAAAATTGACCCCATTGGTTCAACTGTAGGGACAAAAGGAGTAAGAATCAATGCTGTAAGCAAAGAGTTGCATGGAGAAAACATTGATTGTGTTGAGTATTGTGAGCCATTAGAGATGTTTGTGGCAAAATCTCTCTCTCCAGCAAGTGTTTTAAGTGTCAAGATCGAAGAGATTGGAGAGAAAAAGAAGGCAATTGTTACGCTTACAAGTGATCAAAAATCCAAAGCGATTGGGAAAAATGGTGTCAATATTCGTCTTGCATCGATGCTAACACAGTGTGAGATTGAGATCAAAGAGGTGGGGGTGGCTGATTTGTTTGAGCAACAGGGCAATATAAAACCTGATGAGGGCAAAAAAGTAGGGCTAGATGCTCTAGAGTCTCTTTTTAAGGAATAA
- a CDS encoding 7-cyano-7-deazaguanine synthase has product MSKKKAIALFSGGCDSLISMQLMKEQGIEVVAINFNIGFGGNKSKLEYFHNATAQIGVEFISVDIRKQFFNDVLFAPKYGYGKYFNPCIDCHANMFKNAFLKLVELDADFVISGEVLGQRPKSQRKEALDQVKILVKKMGEDSRFAHLIDPNGDGIQKPKSLDELLLRPMSAKLLEETYPERMGWVDRSKLLDVHGRGRTRQLEMIQNYGWKYFEKPGGGCLLTDTSVALKIKDLQSHRGMIFEDVELVKAGRYMVLPNGARCIIARNEEENQKLDIENPMMEKIVLLDCNGPIGLIEKNATKEDKCLAGRIALGYGKSHLEQDYQVRIGDMQYKLTPLERQEAQKYLFLK; this is encoded by the coding sequence ATGAGTAAGAAAAAAGCCATAGCTTTGTTTAGTGGGGGATGTGATAGCTTGATCAGTATGCAATTGATGAAAGAGCAGGGGATTGAGGTTGTTGCAATTAATTTCAATATTGGATTTGGGGGAAATAAAAGTAAGTTGGAGTATTTCCACAATGCGACTGCACAAATTGGCGTGGAGTTTATTAGTGTCGATATCCGCAAGCAATTTTTTAATGATGTTTTGTTTGCGCCAAAATATGGCTATGGAAAATATTTTAATCCTTGCATAGATTGCCATGCCAATATGTTCAAAAATGCTTTTTTAAAACTTGTAGAGCTTGATGCAGATTTTGTCATCAGTGGAGAAGTATTGGGGCAACGCCCAAAAAGTCAAAGAAAAGAGGCATTAGATCAAGTGAAAATTTTGGTCAAAAAAATGGGAGAAGATTCTCGATTTGCGCATTTGATTGATCCTAATGGAGATGGAATCCAAAAGCCCAAAAGTCTAGATGAGCTTCTTTTGCGTCCGATGAGTGCAAAGCTTTTGGAGGAGACTTATCCAGAAAGAATGGGGTGGGTAGATCGATCCAAATTGCTTGATGTGCATGGACGCGGAAGAACTCGTCAATTGGAGATGATTCAAAATTATGGATGGAAATATTTTGAGAAGCCAGGAGGAGGGTGCTTGCTGACGGATACGAGCGTGGCTTTGAAGATTAAAGATTTGCAATCACATCGCGGAATGATCTTTGAGGATGTGGAGCTTGTCAAGGCGGGACGCTATATGGTTTTGCCCAATGGTGCGCGATGCATCATTGCTAGAAATGAAGAAGAGAATCAGAAGCTAGATATTGAAAATCCGATGATGGAAAAGATTGTCTTGCTTGATTGTAATGGTCCAATAGGGCTAATAGAAAAAAATGCAACAAAAGAGGATAAATGCTTGGCTGGAAGAATTGCTCTAGGATATGGCAAAAGTCATTTAGAGCAAGATTATCAAGTGCGTATTGGTGATATGCAATACAAGCTTACCCCCTTAGAGCGCCAAGAAGCTCAGAAATATTTATTCTTAAAATAG
- a CDS encoding lysophospholipid acyltransferase family protein, with protein sequence MIKHLKKKLLFLLAPRVLYAFLWLVYKTSKHRFHIPQESIQDSFIATFWHGEIPMQGFFYHHILKKLNHRDLKHFRYGVLISEHSDGEIATRLYEMYGFTSIRGSSTRGGAKALIDALNKLKNGWNIGLTPDGPKGPYHSVAKGAVIMALKSQKKIIGLRVEPKKFWQLKSWDKMKLPKPFGVIDYYVLPPLWLDSNLSIEENQAILKTYLEQDLL encoded by the coding sequence ATGATCAAGCATCTCAAAAAAAAACTTCTCTTTCTCCTTGCTCCTCGTGTGCTATATGCTTTTTTGTGGCTTGTTTATAAAACCTCCAAGCATCGTTTTCATATCCCCCAAGAATCAATCCAAGACTCTTTTATTGCAACCTTTTGGCATGGAGAGATTCCAATGCAGGGTTTTTTTTATCACCACATCCTCAAAAAACTCAATCATAGAGATCTAAAACATTTCCGCTATGGCGTGCTAATCAGCGAACACTCAGATGGAGAAATCGCGACACGACTTTATGAGATGTATGGATTTACAAGCATCAGAGGATCAAGCACACGAGGAGGAGCAAAGGCTCTGATTGATGCCCTCAATAAACTCAAAAATGGCTGGAATATTGGACTTACTCCAGATGGCCCTAAAGGTCCTTATCATTCTGTTGCCAAGGGAGCAGTCATTATGGCTCTCAAAAGCCAGAAAAAAATCATTGGCTTGCGTGTTGAGCCAAAAAAATTTTGGCAACTCAAAAGCTGGGACAAAATGAAGCTTCCTAAACCTTTTGGAGTGATTGACTATTATGTGCTCCCTCCACTCTGGTTGGATTCCAACCTCTCTATAGAAGAAAATCAAGCCATTCTTAAAACCTATCTTGAGCAAGATCTTTTGTAA
- a CDS encoding major outer membrane protein encodes MKKFSQILLITSGLYGQESLLDAIKDINVDGYTYGQYTLMFGEDANGSAFQTRVWLNLQTGSYHGFSVGTRVFVDYGTSAPDGGSFLENSSSPSGIPSIGLMSLYGVWTPQSSKTTITLGKMNIATPFSDSEWDFGYGAAMTNNDIENLTFSLQAYGAWGLDNANAIHSSPLADEDDVSMNSSRPLFIGGIHGENFNGFGFDVWVAHAIKTIDFLTFADLNYSIAGLTLQTQVAATQVNTNESFFNLGELSAKLRGLYNIQASYESFGINLTAGYTGSFGDGYGALLNYCAGFNMGGNIWWDVGSGNGYALNGVGGYKQSNQSSSIQVAYASLGYANQKTSMGLSYAYIGGNNQYRLLKKGFSRHQASLLGGSMNAKLHELSFTLKYDFSEKLSLSALVGSTFGDLSIGKAQAKINYQF; translated from the coding sequence ATGAAAAAATTTTCTCAAATACTATTGATCACATCCGGCCTCTATGGACAAGAAAGTCTTCTTGATGCAATCAAAGATATCAATGTTGATGGCTACACATATGGGCAATATACGCTCATGTTTGGAGAAGATGCAAATGGAAGCGCTTTTCAAACACGTGTTTGGCTCAATCTACAAACAGGCTCTTATCATGGCTTCTCAGTTGGAACAAGAGTCTTTGTTGATTATGGGACAAGTGCTCCTGATGGAGGAAGCTTCTTAGAAAATTCAAGCTCTCCCTCAGGAATTCCTTCTATTGGGCTTATGTCCCTTTATGGTGTTTGGACACCTCAATCCTCCAAAACAACAATTACATTGGGAAAAATGAACATTGCAACACCTTTTAGCGATTCGGAATGGGATTTTGGCTATGGTGCGGCAATGACAAACAATGATATTGAAAATCTCACCTTCTCTCTTCAAGCTTATGGAGCTTGGGGACTTGATAATGCAAATGCCATCCACTCCTCTCCTCTTGCTGATGAAGATGATGTAAGCATGAATTCCTCAAGACCTCTTTTTATTGGCGGAATTCATGGTGAAAACTTCAATGGATTTGGTTTTGATGTTTGGGTTGCACATGCAATCAAAACGATTGATTTTCTCACTTTTGCTGATTTGAATTACTCAATTGCTGGACTTACTCTTCAAACACAGGTCGCTGCAACACAAGTGAACACAAATGAATCTTTTTTCAATCTAGGTGAACTCTCAGCTAAGCTCCGCGGACTTTATAATATACAGGCAAGCTATGAAAGCTTTGGTATAAATCTCACAGCAGGCTATACTGGAAGTTTTGGTGATGGATATGGTGCACTTTTAAATTATTGTGCAGGCTTTAATATGGGAGGAAATATTTGGTGGGATGTTGGATCTGGCAATGGGTATGCACTCAATGGTGTTGGTGGATACAAACAATCCAATCAAAGCTCAAGCATTCAAGTTGCCTATGCTTCACTTGGCTATGCAAATCAAAAAACCTCAATGGGTCTTTCATATGCCTATATTGGAGGGAACAACCAATATAGACTTCTTAAGAAAGGTTTTTCACGACATCAAGCCTCTCTTTTGGGTGGAAGCATGAATGCCAAACTTCACGAGTTATCCTTTACTCTCAAATATGACTTTAGTGAGAAATTATCTCTATCTGCACTGGTAGGATCAACATTTGGGGATTTATCAATCGGAAAAGCTCAAGCAAAAATCAATTATCAGTTTTAA
- a CDS encoding HP0268 family nuclease: MDFKLAKQTLQDKSEKITLKQIQDLIKDGEKILYFSNENTHKDLLKLTETLQKDGRSAHLREAKFGLDEKEFIYELHII, translated from the coding sequence ATGGATTTCAAACTCGCTAAACAAACCCTTCAAGACAAAAGCGAAAAAATCACTCTTAAGCAGATCCAAGATCTCATCAAAGATGGGGAGAAGATTTTATATTTTTCAAATGAAAATACCCACAAAGATCTCCTCAAACTTACAGAAACTCTCCAAAAAGATGGACGCAGTGCCCATTTAAGAGAAGCAAAATTTGGGCTAGATGAAAAAGAATTTATCTATGAACTCCACATTATCTAA
- the dnaG gene encoding DNA primase, with the protein MIAKESIEQLKANLDIVEILGNYIQLKRAGVNYSACCPFHDEKTPSFMVSPAKGVYHCYGCGAGGDAIAFVMEYEKLSFAEAIEKIASLTGFSLTYTQERQRKDSKFLDKIAQFYHSKLLQSQEVLAYVGDRGISKQSIERFLLGLCGSGFESVKFADTHNARSEAIELGVLGQDKDRVYSRFFERLMFPIFSPNGRVVGFGGRALQAQNNAKYINSPQSKVFNKSKLLYAYHLAKESIYAQRQIIITEGYIDVIMMHQAGFKNVVATLGTALTKDHLPLLSKGEPQIIVAYDGDKAGISAAFKASKLLADKEGGVVIFEGGMDPADMVVSGKIEEIAQLLKKPIPFIEFVLKQTIEAYDLKNPLQKEKALKESLEFLHTLSPLLQEEYRELLAQMLRISPSLIHIKRKKTSSQIPTSRMNLTELVLIKSIVEDRGLLDYAIEYLDAQSFQTHFAEFELLARGEWSHPLLLGIRINEAIQPLMREDFQKQVRELAIKDYQQRLKKIPFERNLGYKQKIELIKKYKCCIEKIQKENHE; encoded by the coding sequence ATGATTGCTAAGGAATCAATCGAACAGCTTAAAGCAAATCTTGATATTGTTGAAATTTTGGGCAATTATATCCAACTCAAGCGAGCAGGGGTGAACTATAGCGCTTGTTGTCCGTTTCACGACGAAAAAACACCTAGCTTTATGGTTAGTCCTGCAAAGGGGGTTTATCACTGCTATGGTTGTGGGGCTGGAGGTGATGCGATTGCTTTTGTGATGGAATATGAAAAGTTGAGTTTTGCAGAAGCGATTGAAAAAATTGCTTCCTTGACCGGATTTTCCCTGACATACACCCAAGAGAGGCAGAGAAAAGATTCTAAATTCTTAGACAAAATTGCGCAGTTTTATCACTCAAAACTTTTGCAGTCTCAAGAGGTTTTGGCTTATGTGGGTGATCGTGGAATTTCAAAGCAAAGCATTGAGAGGTTTTTGCTAGGGCTTTGTGGGTCTGGGTTTGAGAGTGTGAAATTTGCAGATACGCACAATGCACGATCTGAGGCCATTGAGCTTGGAGTATTGGGACAAGATAAAGATAGGGTTTATTCTCGGTTTTTTGAACGCTTGATGTTTCCTATTTTCTCTCCCAATGGGCGAGTTGTTGGCTTTGGTGGGAGGGCATTGCAAGCTCAAAATAATGCCAAATACATCAATTCTCCCCAAAGTAAGGTTTTTAACAAATCAAAGCTTCTTTATGCTTATCATTTGGCCAAAGAAAGTATCTATGCCCAGCGTCAAATCATTATTACTGAGGGATATATTGATGTGATTATGATGCATCAAGCGGGCTTTAAAAATGTTGTTGCTACACTTGGAACTGCACTTACAAAAGATCACCTTCCTCTTTTGTCAAAAGGAGAGCCACAAATCATTGTAGCTTATGATGGAGATAAGGCAGGAATCAGTGCGGCTTTCAAGGCCTCAAAGCTTTTGGCTGATAAGGAAGGGGGGGTTGTGATTTTTGAGGGAGGCATGGATCCTGCGGATATGGTTGTTTCTGGCAAGATTGAAGAGATTGCACAACTTTTAAAGAAGCCAATCCCTTTTATTGAGTTTGTATTGAAGCAAACCATTGAGGCCTATGATTTAAAGAATCCTTTGCAAAAAGAAAAGGCACTCAAGGAATCTTTAGAATTTCTCCATACCCTGTCTCCTCTTTTGCAAGAAGAATATCGAGAGCTACTTGCCCAAATGCTTAGAATCTCTCCTTCTTTAATTCATATAAAACGAAAAAAAACTTCCTCCCAGATACCAACTAGTCGCATGAATCTAACAGAGCTTGTCTTGATTAAAAGTATTGTAGAGGATCGTGGGTTGTTGGATTATGCGATTGAATATTTGGATGCTCAATCATTTCAGACACATTTTGCAGAATTTGAGTTGCTTGCAAGAGGGGAGTGGAGTCATCCTTTGCTTCTTGGAATAAGAATCAATGAAGCAATACAGCCTTTGATGAGAGAAGATTTTCAAAAACAAGTGCGAGAGCTTGCGATCAAAGATTATCAACAAAGATTGAAAAAGATACCATTTGAGCGAAATTTAGGATATAAGCAGAAAATAGAATTGATCAAAAAATATAAGTGTTGTATCGAAAAAATTCAAAAGGAGAATCATGAGTAA
- the miaB gene encoding tRNA (N6-isopentenyl adenosine(37)-C2)-methylthiotransferase MiaB translates to MKKLYIETMGCAMNNRDSEHLIAELQNKEGYTLTQDAKEADLILINTCSVREKPERKLFSEIGQFNAIKKPQAKIGVCGCTASHLGEEIIKKAPSVSFVLGARNISKITQVIHQDKAVEVDTSFDDSTYAFSKNSNPDIKALLNISIGCDKKCTYCIVPHTRGKEISIPTTMLLDEAQKLAQKGVKELLLLGQNVNHYGIRFSNPHKPTNFTQLLRELSSIEGIERIRFTSPHPLHMDDEFLEEFARNPKICKSIHIPLQSGSTKVLREMKRGYTKEWYLNRIEKLKSLVPHVGISTDIIVAFPTETEADFQETMEVLNIVQFDTLYSFIYSPRPHTEAQKLHNPISKEEASKRLATLQSRHKEILAQKSKEEIGKIHSVLIENYRDEAPQVWSEGRSDTNRLIKIPNHVLPLGSIVPVRVAHNDGGSLIGEMLPQ, encoded by the coding sequence ATGAAAAAACTCTACATCGAAACAATGGGGTGCGCGATGAACAATCGTGATAGCGAGCACCTCATCGCAGAACTACAAAATAAAGAAGGCTATACTCTCACGCAAGATGCAAAAGAAGCAGATTTGATCTTGATCAACACTTGCTCTGTGCGAGAAAAACCAGAAAGAAAGCTCTTCTCTGAAATCGGACAATTCAATGCCATCAAAAAACCTCAGGCCAAAATTGGAGTATGCGGATGTACAGCAAGCCACCTAGGAGAAGAGATCATCAAAAAAGCTCCAAGTGTCAGTTTTGTCTTGGGAGCAAGAAATATCAGCAAAATTACACAAGTGATCCATCAAGACAAGGCTGTGGAAGTTGATACAAGCTTTGATGATAGCACTTATGCATTTTCAAAAAATTCCAATCCCGATATCAAAGCCTTGCTTAATATCTCCATAGGATGTGACAAAAAGTGCACTTATTGCATTGTTCCACATACACGCGGGAAAGAAATCTCTATTCCTACAACAATGCTTCTTGATGAGGCTCAAAAACTTGCACAAAAAGGGGTTAAGGAGCTCCTTTTACTCGGACAAAATGTCAATCACTACGGAATCCGATTCTCAAATCCGCACAAGCCTACTAATTTCACACAGCTCCTCAGAGAACTTTCCTCTATTGAGGGCATTGAGCGTATTCGATTTACCTCTCCCCACCCTCTCCATATGGATGATGAGTTCTTAGAAGAGTTTGCACGCAATCCAAAAATCTGCAAAAGCATTCACATCCCCCTGCAAAGCGGATCAACAAAAGTCTTAAGAGAAATGAAAAGGGGCTATACAAAAGAATGGTATCTCAACCGAATTGAAAAACTCAAATCGCTTGTCCCTCATGTTGGAATCAGTACCGATATTATCGTAGCCTTTCCCACAGAGACAGAAGCAGATTTCCAAGAAACTATGGAAGTGCTCAACATTGTGCAATTTGATACGTTATATAGTTTCATTTACTCTCCTCGTCCCCATACTGAAGCTCAAAAACTTCACAATCCCATTTCCAAAGAAGAAGCATCCAAAAGACTTGCGACACTCCAATCAAGACACAAAGAAATTTTGGCCCAAAAATCAAAAGAAGAAATCGGGAAAATCCATTCTGTTTTGATAGAAAACTATCGCGATGAAGCCCCTCAAGTCTGGAGTGAGGGAAGAAGTGATACAAATCGCCTCATCAAGATTCCCAATCATGTCTTACCATTAGGCTCTATTGTGCCAGTGAGAGTTGCCCACAATGATGGAGGAAGCCTCATAGGAGAAATGCTACCTCAATGA